The following proteins are co-located in the Phaeodactylum tricornutum CCAP 1055/1 chromosome 2, whole genome shotgun sequence genome:
- the HemA gene encoding glutamyl-trna reductase (second step in heme biosynthesis, contains ER signal peptide (SignalP score 0.994), putatively chloroplast targeted), translating into MRFVSIVATLAAVTVPTTSFSVTPSGVGNRLRLRPAVVATSSALAVAADLGEIRKRTREERLEAASKGLQVHCVGLSIHHASVEVREKLAIAEADWNAASNQICEDGVVAEAAVLSTCNRFEVYYAATDPRAAMAHVTSYLANRSGLPVSVLRQNLFMLSGDDAVWHVMRVAGGLDSLIVGEGQILSQVRQCYLHSVEDDGCGGKVLARLLNNALAAGKRVRSETAIAKGSVSISSAAVELSEMLSQQDLQLPFSEARLAVVGAGKMTRLLVTHLASRGLERITIVNRSLGRPQELQEQFPDVDIEVKLMEDLWDVVGRSDIVYTATSAVDYVIDEQKLEANGLVGGHPLMLVDIAVPRNVGDDCKVLPNVAAYNVDDLKAVVAKNTAMRQREMLEAEDLLREETDAFVTWRESLSAIPTINQLQERANAFREEELKRCTRKLSGANLSEKELEAVERLSRGIVNKLLHGPMAHLRKTESVEGKQATLKELSAMFRLEEEEAANNGRRRRRS; encoded by the exons atGAGATTCGTTTCGATCGTAGCGACGCTGGCGGCGGTGACCGTTCCCACAACGTCCTTTTCCGTGACACCGTCCGGAGTCGGGAATCGTCTCCGACTGCGTCCCGCCGTCGTCGCGACGTCGTCAGCGTTGGCCGTGGCGGCCGACCTGGGAGAAATCCGTAAACGCACACGCGAG GAACGTCTGGAAGCCGCTTCCAAGGGATTGCAGGTACACTGTGTGGGTCTTAGCATTCACCACGCATCGGTGGAAGTCCGCGAAAAGCTCGCCATTGCCGAAGCCGACTGGAACGCCGCTTCGAACCAAATATGTGAGGATGGCGTTGTCGCCGAGGCCGCCGTACTCTCCACCTGCAACCGATTCGAAGTCTACTACGCCGCCACCGACCCCCGCGCCGCCATGGCACACGTCACCTCATACCTCGCTAACCGATCCGGACTGCCCGTATCCGTACTGCGACAGAACTTGTTCATGCTCAGTGGCGACGACGCCGTATGGCACGTCATGCGGGTTGCCGGAGGACTCGACAGTTTGATCGTCGGAGAAGGACAGATTCTCTCGCAAGTCCGACAGTGCTACCTGCATTCCGTAGAAGACGATGGATGCGGTGGAAAAGTTCTCGCACGACTGTTGAACAACGCACTCGCCGCCGGCAAACGCGTCCGCTCCGAAACCGCCATTGCCAAAGGATCCGTCAGTATTAGTTCCGCCGCCGTTGAGCTTTCCGAAATGCTTTCGCAACAAGATTTGCAGTTGCCCTTTTCCGAAGCGCGCTTGGCCGTCGTGGGCGCCGGAAAAATGACCCGACTCCTCGTCACCCATCTGGCCTCCCGTGGACTCGAACGTATCACCATTGTCAACCGCAGTCTGGGACGACCGCAGGAACTACAGGAACAGTTCCCCGACGTGGACATTGAAGTCAAACTCATGGAAGATCTATGGGACGTCGTGGGCCGCTCCGATATCGTATACACGGCCACGTCGGCCGTGGATTACGTCATTGACGAACAGAAACTCGAAGCCAACGGTTTGGTCGGGGGACACCCACTCATGTTGGTGGACATTGCCGTCCCCCGCAACGTCGGGGATGATTGTAAAGTG CTTCCCAACGTGGCCGCGTACAATGTTGACGACCTCAAGGCCGTGGTGGCCAAGAATACGGCCATGCGCCAACGCGAAATGCTCGAGGCCGAGGACCTCCTCCGCGAAGAAACGGACGCCTTTGTTACCTGGCGCGAGAGTCTATCCGCCATTCCCACCATTAACCAGTTGCAGGAACGCGCCAACGCCTTTCGCGAAGAAGAACTCAAACGCTGCACCCGCAAACTGTCCGGCGCCAATCTCAGCGAAAAGGAACTCGAAGCGGTCGAGCGACTGTCACGGGGTATCGTCAACAAGCTCCTGCACGGACCCATGGCGCATTTGCGCAAAACGGAATCCGTCGAAGGCAAACAGGCTACCTTGAAGGAATTGAGTGCCATGTTTCGattagaagaagaagaagccgcgAACAATGGACGAAGACGCCGACGATCCTAA